In Priestia megaterium NBRC 15308 = ATCC 14581, the following proteins share a genomic window:
- a CDS encoding acyl-CoA thioesterase, protein MYETQVKVRFCETDALGHINNTSYFIYLEEARIAFFEEMGASMHTKKWEYILASTKCDFVAQGYFNQVLMIKTFVSNVGNKSFTIGHEITDSKTGSLIAKGEAVIVYFDFDAQKSVSIPADIKQFLMNYKVAV, encoded by the coding sequence ATGTATGAAACACAGGTCAAAGTGCGCTTTTGCGAAACAGACGCACTCGGTCACATTAACAATACGAGCTATTTCATTTATTTAGAAGAGGCCCGTATTGCTTTTTTTGAAGAAATGGGAGCATCCATGCATACAAAAAAGTGGGAGTATATTTTAGCGTCTACTAAATGTGATTTTGTTGCGCAAGGTTATTTTAATCAAGTGCTAATGATTAAAACCTTTGTATCTAATGTCGGCAATAAAAGCTTTACAATTGGTCATGAAATTACCGACAGCAAGACGGGATCGCTGATTGCTAAAGGAGAAGCTGTCATCGTGTACTTTGATTTTGATGCACAAAAAAGCGTGTCTATTCCAGCGGACATTAAGCAGTTTTTGATGAATTATAAAGTAGCTGTTTAA
- a CDS encoding 2-phosphosulfolactate phosphatase — translation MKGKIHVILKKEELLSKKLEGKTVVIFDVLLATSTIAAALQQGAIEVIPVKNEEEAREKAKTYKPDDIALVGEYRGKTIEGFFDPNPSTLKEHVQNKTVILSTTNGTVAIHNAEKANHVYTASLLNGEAVASAVCQQGQEETVLLVCSGSADRFCLEDLYGAGYFISCLLQLKTFHLTDAAKAALLLYEAYEHSPVEILKRSAIGEMLTQYGFLNEIGFVSRKNVYSVAPKVVKKKLVNGGETICLK, via the coding sequence ATGAAAGGGAAAATTCACGTAATACTCAAAAAAGAAGAGCTTCTTTCCAAAAAGCTAGAAGGAAAAACGGTTGTTATATTTGACGTCTTATTGGCTACGTCAACAATTGCGGCTGCTTTACAGCAAGGAGCAATAGAAGTTATTCCAGTAAAAAACGAAGAAGAAGCGCGTGAAAAAGCAAAAACGTACAAGCCTGATGATATTGCGCTTGTAGGCGAATATAGAGGGAAAACGATTGAAGGTTTTTTTGATCCGAATCCCAGCACGTTAAAGGAGCATGTTCAAAATAAAACGGTTATTTTGTCCACGACTAACGGAACCGTAGCCATTCATAACGCTGAAAAAGCAAACCATGTATATACAGCTTCGCTTTTAAACGGAGAAGCGGTTGCCAGTGCTGTTTGTCAGCAAGGTCAAGAGGAAACTGTTTTATTGGTTTGTTCAGGTTCAGCCGATCGCTTCTGTCTAGAAGATTTGTATGGAGCGGGGTATTTTATAAGCTGTCTGCTGCAACTAAAAACATTTCATTTGACGGATGCTGCAAAAGCCGCACTGCTTTTGTATGAGGCTTATGAGCATTCACCTGTTGAAATATTGAAGCGCTCAGCTATAGGAGAAATGCTCACTCAGTATGGCTTTCTAAACGAAATTGGCTTTGTAAGCCGGAAAAACGTCTATTCCGTAGCTCCTAAGGTAGTGAAAAAAAAGCTAGTAAACGGGGGGGAAACGATATGTCTGAAATGA
- a CDS encoding enoyl-CoA hydratase, producing MMKKFVRVEKEEKTAIVTIDNPPLNVMSQTVVQQLEETYEELSKDPDVITIILTGAGDRAFMAGADIKEFPQLMGQSGIKEEFMKTHRVLQKLENIQKPTIVVLNGLTFGGGCELSLTADIRIAEEHAQIGLPEVKLGLFPGGGGTQRLPRVIGVSKAKEWMFAGSPVSAEEALHAGFANHITPKGKGLEKAKELAKKFNRHSLPSLSRIKTAVNEGMNRTLSEGLELEAELFEEVFQTEDIKEGVSAFIEKRPAVFSHK from the coding sequence ATGATGAAAAAATTTGTACGTGTTGAAAAAGAGGAGAAAACGGCAATTGTAACCATTGATAACCCGCCTTTAAATGTAATGAGCCAGACTGTTGTGCAGCAGCTTGAAGAAACGTATGAAGAGCTTAGTAAAGATCCTGATGTCATTACAATCATTTTAACAGGAGCGGGCGACCGGGCGTTTATGGCTGGAGCTGATATTAAAGAGTTTCCTCAGTTAATGGGGCAAAGCGGCATTAAAGAAGAGTTTATGAAAACTCATCGTGTTTTGCAAAAACTTGAAAACATTCAAAAACCAACAATTGTCGTGTTAAACGGTTTAACGTTTGGAGGAGGATGCGAACTTTCACTAACCGCTGATATACGCATTGCCGAAGAACATGCTCAAATCGGTCTTCCGGAAGTGAAGCTCGGATTGTTTCCTGGAGGCGGCGGAACTCAGCGTCTTCCGCGCGTAATCGGCGTTTCTAAAGCTAAAGAGTGGATGTTTGCCGGCAGTCCTGTTTCTGCAGAAGAAGCGCTTCATGCAGGCTTTGCCAATCATATAACGCCTAAAGGAAAAGGGCTCGAAAAAGCAAAAGAGCTGGCTAAGAAATTTAACCGTCACTCTCTTCCGTCACTTTCTCGAATTAAGACAGCGGTAAACGAAGGAATGAATCGTACATTATCTGAAGGTCTTGAACTTGAGGCAGAGCTGTTTGAAGAAGTCTTTCAAACAGAAGATATTAAAGAAGGAGTATCAGCATTTATTGAAAAGCGTCCCGCTGTTTTTTCACATAAGTAA
- a CDS encoding PAS domain-containing sensor histidine kinase, producing the protein MNENKKIVRLHAENHSAEDLGIIFAYKQKGDHLVYSMYQGESVSEQKIPLEEWVSYEHFFEALNKKKKLMYELQINDKRYVVNLTPLSYTEKSEIMGHCVNIISYQEKKEQIQPFIYHNADAVAVVDLEGKTLQVNPAFENTFGWTFEEIHQKPLPIIPSFLKEPVCELHKTIQSGESKTEFETVRQHKDGHLINVSVTLFRVENMNDWPLCIAFVYRDITSRKQAETALKESEERYRSLIELSPEAIIVHSEGKIDYINPAGAKALGCKNPQDVLGACVYQFVHPDYYDVVKQRIYRMKTENKSVDLQEEKFIHKDGHTIDAETIAFPIPYMEKQAIQVLFRDITERKKTEKLLRESAQLSLVGQLAAGIAHEIRNPLTAVKGFMQLLKETSGQPYYVEMINHELDRIELITDEFLSLAKPQAKTYKDKHVQDILENTLKLAEVQGITEKIHVKKEIDFHLPLVLCEENQLKQVFSNIFKNAVESMPSGGTVTIQLKRFNQENLVVRFSDEGPGITQERMQHLGKPFYSTKEKGTGLGLMVCYKIIREHRGEINFVSELGKGTTVDILLPFKK; encoded by the coding sequence ATGAACGAAAATAAAAAAATAGTCCGATTACATGCAGAAAATCATTCAGCTGAGGATCTAGGAATCATATTTGCTTACAAACAAAAAGGCGACCATCTTGTTTACAGCATGTATCAAGGAGAAAGCGTTTCTGAGCAAAAAATACCCCTAGAAGAATGGGTCTCGTATGAGCATTTTTTCGAAGCACTAAACAAAAAGAAAAAGCTTATGTACGAGCTTCAAATAAATGATAAACGCTATGTAGTAAACTTAACCCCTTTATCTTACACAGAAAAGTCTGAAATTATGGGACATTGCGTGAATATAATTAGTTATCAGGAGAAAAAAGAACAGATTCAGCCTTTTATTTATCATAACGCAGATGCTGTTGCTGTCGTTGACTTAGAGGGTAAAACGCTTCAAGTGAACCCTGCGTTTGAGAATACATTTGGCTGGACGTTTGAAGAAATTCATCAAAAGCCTCTTCCGATTATACCTTCGTTTTTAAAAGAGCCAGTGTGCGAACTTCATAAGACTATTCAATCAGGTGAATCGAAAACGGAATTCGAGACGGTCAGACAGCATAAAGACGGTCATTTAATTAATGTAAGCGTCACACTATTCCGCGTTGAAAACATGAATGATTGGCCGCTATGCATTGCTTTTGTCTATCGAGATATAACATCACGCAAGCAGGCTGAAACGGCTTTAAAAGAAAGCGAAGAACGCTACCGAAGTTTGATTGAGTTATCCCCAGAAGCGATTATCGTGCATAGTGAAGGGAAAATTGATTACATCAACCCTGCAGGAGCCAAAGCGCTAGGATGCAAGAATCCTCAGGACGTATTAGGAGCTTGTGTTTATCAGTTTGTTCACCCTGATTACTATGATGTTGTAAAACAGCGAATTTATCGAATGAAAACAGAAAATAAATCTGTAGATTTGCAGGAAGAAAAGTTTATTCATAAAGACGGTCATACGATTGATGCCGAAACCATTGCCTTTCCTATTCCCTATATGGAAAAGCAGGCCATTCAAGTTTTGTTTCGTGATATCACAGAGCGTAAAAAAACTGAAAAATTGCTGCGTGAATCCGCTCAGCTTTCCTTAGTCGGACAGTTAGCGGCTGGTATTGCTCACGAAATTCGAAACCCTCTGACGGCGGTAAAAGGATTTATGCAGTTATTAAAAGAAACGAGCGGTCAGCCTTACTATGTAGAAATGATAAATCATGAGTTAGATAGAATTGAATTGATTACCGATGAGTTCTTGAGTCTTGCAAAGCCGCAGGCGAAAACCTACAAAGACAAACATGTCCAAGATATTTTAGAGAATACGTTAAAGCTAGCTGAGGTGCAGGGGATTACAGAGAAAATTCACGTAAAAAAAGAAATTGATTTTCATCTTCCTCTCGTATTATGCGAAGAAAATCAGTTGAAACAGGTGTTTAGCAATATATTTAAAAATGCAGTCGAATCTATGCCAAGTGGAGGAACCGTAACGATTCAACTAAAAAGGTTTAATCAGGAGAACCTTGTTGTCCGGTTTAGCGACGAGGGGCCAGGCATCACACAGGAAAGAATGCAGCATTTAGGAAAACCTTTTTATAGTACCAAAGAGAAAGGAACGGGGCTTGGACTGATGGTGTGTTATAAGATCATTCGAGAACATAGAGGAGAAATTAACTTTGTAAGTGAACTTGGAAAAGGAACTACCGTAGACATTCTTTTGCCTTTTAAAAAGTAG
- a CDS encoding TetR/AcrR family transcriptional regulator, with product MKDLMMERSIQLFAQKGFKETSIQDIVNELNVTKGTFYYYFKSKQELLMDIHLQYIERLIENQEAILADKTTSYPEKLHSIIFKLVHDIEKEGLRAKVFFREMRHLSEEHLEQIIPKRDRFKENVQEIIEKGIEAGQFRSDLPSDIVTLGILGMTNWSYFWFQPDGEKSDREVAAIFYKMLMKGIES from the coding sequence ATGAAAGATTTGATGATGGAACGAAGCATTCAGCTTTTTGCTCAAAAAGGTTTCAAAGAAACGTCGATTCAAGATATTGTAAATGAATTAAACGTCACAAAAGGAACGTTTTATTATTATTTTAAAAGCAAACAAGAGCTTTTAATGGATATTCACCTTCAATATATTGAAAGATTAATAGAAAACCAAGAGGCGATTCTTGCAGATAAGACAACATCTTATCCAGAAAAGCTGCACAGTATTATTTTTAAACTTGTTCATGATATTGAGAAAGAAGGTCTTCGAGCTAAAGTGTTTTTTCGAGAGATGCGTCATTTGAGTGAAGAACACTTAGAACAAATCATCCCAAAGCGCGATCGTTTTAAAGAAAATGTACAAGAGATCATTGAAAAGGGAATAGAAGCAGGGCAGTTCCGTTCAGATTTGCCTTCAGATATCGTGACGCTAGGCATATTAGGAATGACAAATTGGAGCTATTTTTGGTTTCAGCCGGATGGAGAAAAATCAGATCGAGAAGTTGCGGCTATTTTTTATAAGATGCTGATGAAAGGTATTGAGTCATAG
- a CDS encoding DUF1292 domain-containing protein yields MERIETGEIFTILDENDQEQDIEVLGKMTIEGHDYIAVAFVEEVLIETEEEIDVFFLKIEDDGEWSSIEDDDEFEKVSAVFEEMTSA; encoded by the coding sequence ATGGAACGCATTGAAACGGGAGAGATTTTTACCATTTTAGATGAAAATGATCAAGAGCAAGATATTGAAGTGCTTGGAAAAATGACGATTGAAGGGCACGATTATATTGCTGTTGCATTTGTTGAAGAAGTTTTAATTGAAACAGAAGAAGAAATTGATGTTTTCTTTTTGAAAATTGAAGATGATGGTGAATGGTCCTCAATTGAAGATGACGATGAATTTGAAAAGGTATCAGCCGTATTTGAGGAAATGACATCCGCGTAA
- a CDS encoding SDR family oxidoreductase codes for MHIKDLFDLTGKTAIITGGGRGLGEQMAEGLAEAGANIVLCSRKKEACQQVADRLATMGVKTLALACDISQPEDIKNVVHQTIETFGRIDILINNSGATWGAPVEEMPLEAWQKVMNINVTGTFLMSQEAGKQMIKQKAGKIINIASIAGLGGTDPQYMDTIGYNTSKGAVITFTKDLAVKWGQHNIQVNAIAPGFFPTKMSGAIMEQGKDYFLSQTPLKRFGSEADLKGASVFLASAASNYITGDILTVDGGVHAM; via the coding sequence ATGCACATAAAGGATTTGTTTGATTTAACTGGGAAAACAGCTATTATTACCGGAGGAGGCAGAGGATTAGGAGAACAAATGGCAGAAGGGCTTGCAGAAGCAGGGGCAAATATTGTTCTATGTTCGAGAAAGAAAGAAGCATGTCAGCAAGTGGCCGATCGATTGGCCACCATGGGCGTAAAAACCCTCGCTTTAGCATGCGACATCAGTCAGCCTGAAGATATTAAAAATGTCGTGCATCAAACGATTGAAACATTTGGACGTATTGATATTTTAATTAATAACAGCGGAGCTACGTGGGGTGCTCCGGTTGAAGAAATGCCTCTTGAAGCATGGCAAAAAGTGATGAATATTAATGTTACAGGAACGTTTTTAATGTCCCAAGAAGCTGGAAAACAAATGATTAAACAAAAAGCTGGCAAGATTATTAACATTGCTTCAATTGCCGGTCTTGGAGGAACAGATCCTCAGTACATGGATACAATCGGGTACAACACGAGTAAAGGAGCGGTCATTACGTTTACGAAAGATTTAGCTGTCAAATGGGGACAGCATAATATTCAAGTTAATGCGATTGCGCCGGGATTTTTCCCTACTAAAATGTCAGGTGCGATTATGGAACAAGGCAAAGATTATTTTCTAAGTCAAACCCCTTTAAAACGCTTTGGCTCCGAAGCTGATTTAAAAGGAGCATCTGTTTTTCTTGCTTCTGCGGCGTCCAATTATATTACGGGAGATATTCTGACAGTAGACGGTGGAGTTCATGCTATGTGA
- a CDS encoding 3-hydroxyacyl-CoA dehydrogenase family protein — translation MNSKDIHRIAVIGAGQMGHQIGMLCALGGYETIIQDMNEQSLINAKDKLEAIIGKWVQKGKISFEAKEAAFRRLSFTNTLKEAVSSADFVIEAVVEKLDVKQSVFKEIDEYAPSHAILASNSSTIVNSLIASATNRPEQIVNMHFFFPPLVMDCVEVVMSEKTSKKTAQTTMNVCKQINRTAVLLKKEISGFIANRILGALQKEAVFLYENGYADFEDIDTICKKALNHPIGPFELMDLSGIDVGYFVMQQRYSETGDPEDKPAACIEEKVQKGELGRKTGKGFYTYHTQGVK, via the coding sequence ATGAATAGTAAAGATATACACCGTATTGCTGTTATTGGAGCAGGACAAATGGGACATCAAATCGGTATGCTTTGTGCACTCGGAGGATATGAAACAATTATTCAAGATATGAATGAACAATCACTCATTAATGCAAAAGACAAGCTGGAAGCAATTATAGGCAAGTGGGTTCAGAAAGGAAAAATCTCTTTTGAGGCTAAAGAAGCCGCATTTCGAAGATTGTCTTTTACAAACACATTAAAGGAAGCGGTTTCAAGTGCGGATTTTGTAATTGAAGCTGTGGTAGAAAAGTTAGATGTAAAACAAAGTGTCTTTAAAGAAATAGATGAGTACGCACCAAGTCACGCCATTTTAGCATCGAATAGTTCAACAATTGTTAACTCGCTTATTGCAAGTGCAACAAACCGTCCAGAGCAAATCGTTAACATGCATTTCTTTTTCCCTCCCCTTGTAATGGACTGCGTAGAAGTTGTGATGAGTGAAAAGACAAGTAAAAAAACAGCTCAGACGACAATGAACGTTTGCAAGCAAATTAATCGCACAGCAGTCCTTCTGAAAAAAGAAATCTCAGGTTTTATTGCTAATCGAATTTTAGGAGCGTTGCAAAAAGAAGCCGTTTTCCTTTATGAAAATGGATACGCAGATTTTGAAGACATTGATACGATTTGCAAAAAAGCGCTCAATCACCCGATCGGTCCTTTTGAATTGATGGATCTCTCGGGAATTGACGTCGGATATTTTGTGATGCAGCAGCGCTATAGCGAAACGGGAGATCCAGAGGACAAGCCAGCTGCGTGCATTGAAGAAAAAGTTCAAAAAGGCGAGCTTGGACGTAAAACAGGAAAAGGTTTTTACACATACCACACACAAGGAGTGAAGTAA
- a CDS encoding acyl-CoA dehydrogenase, with protein sequence MYFSYSDKVVKLQEELTSFMEEHIYPNERLYEQQLNEQPSRWSAVPPIMEELKEKAKQAGLWNLFLPESEYGAGLTNVEYAPLCEIMGRSIIGPEAFNCGAPDTGNMEVLVRYGTSEQKEKWLKPLLNGDIRSCFSMTEPDVGSSDATNIQCSIVREGDEYVINGRKWWSSGAGDPRCKIAIVMGKSDFTASKYEQQSMILVPLNTPGVKIERMLPVFGYDHAPHGHAEIHYDNVRVPASNMLLGEGKGFAIAQGRLGPGRIHHCMRLIGAAERALEELCKRIQNRSTFNKLLSQQGVIQEWVAESRIEIEQARLLTLKAAYMMDTVGNKKARKEIAMIKVMAPAMALKVIDRAIQAFGAAGVSEDTPLAALWANARTLRLADGPDEVHKAQLARLELKFYQEKEATYAHKGFV encoded by the coding sequence GTGTATTTTTCTTACTCTGACAAAGTAGTGAAGCTGCAAGAAGAATTGACCTCTTTTATGGAAGAGCATATTTACCCAAATGAACGGCTATACGAACAACAGCTGAATGAACAGCCATCTAGATGGTCAGCTGTTCCTCCGATCATGGAAGAGTTAAAAGAAAAAGCAAAGCAAGCTGGATTATGGAACTTATTTTTGCCAGAAAGCGAATACGGAGCGGGTCTAACAAATGTCGAATATGCCCCTCTTTGCGAAATTATGGGCCGTTCTATTATTGGACCAGAAGCTTTTAACTGCGGAGCTCCTGACACCGGCAATATGGAAGTACTGGTTCGATACGGAACGTCCGAACAAAAAGAAAAATGGCTAAAGCCGCTGTTAAATGGAGACATTCGCTCCTGCTTTTCTATGACAGAACCGGATGTAGGTTCTTCTGATGCCACAAACATTCAGTGCAGTATTGTAAGAGAAGGCGATGAATATGTGATCAACGGAAGAAAATGGTGGTCTTCAGGTGCGGGAGATCCTCGCTGCAAAATTGCTATTGTCATGGGAAAAAGCGATTTTACCGCATCTAAATATGAACAGCAATCTATGATTCTAGTTCCTTTAAATACGCCAGGAGTTAAAATTGAACGAATGCTGCCAGTCTTTGGATACGATCACGCTCCTCATGGACATGCTGAAATTCATTATGACAATGTGCGTGTGCCAGCGTCTAATATGCTTTTAGGCGAAGGAAAAGGGTTTGCTATTGCTCAAGGCAGATTGGGGCCTGGACGTATTCATCACTGCATGCGTTTAATAGGAGCAGCGGAAAGAGCGCTTGAAGAACTATGTAAGCGTATTCAAAACCGCTCTACGTTTAATAAGTTGCTTTCTCAGCAAGGGGTTATTCAAGAATGGGTGGCAGAATCGCGTATTGAAATTGAGCAAGCTCGCTTATTAACATTAAAAGCTGCTTATATGATGGACACAGTTGGAAATAAAAAAGCGCGGAAAGAAATTGCTATGATTAAAGTAATGGCTCCTGCTATGGCTTTAAAAGTCATTGATCGCGCTATTCAAGCATTTGGAGCAGCAGGTGTTTCAGAAGACACGCCGCTTGCGGCACTTTGGGCAAATGCTCGAACTCTTCGCCTCGCTGATGGTCCAGACGAAGTGCACAAAGCACAGCTTGCAAGACTTGAGTTAAAATTCTATCAAGAAAAGGAGGCAACCTATGCACATAAAGGATTTGTTTGA
- a CDS encoding long-chain-fatty-acid--CoA ligase, whose product MEDVKKWFTPYPEAYTHDIHIEDISLFDMLKETAERYPAHTATRMYQHTLTYQELYHSVRVFAGALQKKGIKKGDRVAIMLPNCPQYIISYFGIAAAGGIVTQVNPMLVEQELEHILNDSGAKKIILLDDFYTRLQEIRNRVDIEEAITVSLQKPFVPASTDLSFLDFLTIKHEFNQPVIHPAHDIAVLQYTGGTTGPSKGAMLTHTNIYTNAVQSYEIFKHDIELGKEKCLTVIPLFHVFGMTSCMHLSILCGNEILLLPRFDLKEVLNTIKKEQPSIFPGVPTMYVAITNHPQAEEYNIESIRICNSGSAPMPVELMKEFERKTGAKVLEGYGLSEASPVTHCNLPFCERKPGTVGLGVPQTAYKIVDVATGTKELPRGELGEIVIKGPQVMKGYWNQPEETAHALRNGWLYTGDIGQIDEDGYLSIVDRKKDMIIASGFNVYPRDIEEVLYEHSHIKEAVVIGVPHPYRGETIKAILVVKEGKSLSKEELTSYCRQHLAAYKIPRIFEFRAELPKTNVGKILRRALREEVVKETM is encoded by the coding sequence ATGGAAGACGTTAAAAAATGGTTTACACCTTATCCAGAAGCCTATACTCACGACATTCACATCGAAGACATTTCACTATTTGATATGCTGAAAGAAACAGCCGAACGTTATCCTGCTCATACGGCAACACGCATGTATCAGCATACGCTAACGTACCAGGAGCTGTATCATTCAGTTCGCGTATTTGCAGGAGCACTACAGAAAAAAGGGATTAAAAAAGGAGATCGTGTAGCAATTATGCTGCCAAACTGTCCGCAATATATAATAAGCTATTTCGGCATTGCAGCAGCGGGCGGCATTGTTACTCAGGTCAATCCTATGCTTGTCGAACAAGAGCTAGAGCATATTTTAAACGATTCCGGGGCAAAAAAAATAATTCTGCTCGATGATTTTTATACGAGACTTCAAGAGATAAGAAACCGCGTTGATATAGAAGAAGCGATAACTGTAAGCTTGCAAAAACCTTTTGTTCCTGCATCAACAGACCTTTCCTTCCTAGATTTTTTAACCATAAAACATGAATTTAATCAGCCGGTCATCCACCCAGCACACGATATTGCTGTTCTTCAGTATACGGGAGGAACGACCGGACCATCTAAAGGTGCGATGCTTACACATACAAACATTTACACAAACGCAGTTCAATCATACGAAATATTTAAGCATGATATTGAATTAGGAAAAGAAAAATGCTTAACCGTTATTCCATTATTTCATGTATTTGGTATGACTTCCTGTATGCATTTATCGATTCTTTGCGGAAATGAAATATTGCTATTGCCGCGTTTTGATTTGAAAGAAGTATTAAATACAATAAAAAAAGAGCAGCCTAGTATTTTTCCTGGTGTGCCAACTATGTATGTCGCGATTACCAATCATCCTCAGGCAGAAGAATACAACATTGAAAGTATTCGCATCTGCAACAGCGGCAGTGCACCGATGCCTGTTGAGCTGATGAAAGAGTTCGAACGAAAAACGGGTGCTAAAGTGTTAGAAGGGTACGGCTTATCAGAAGCGTCCCCCGTGACGCATTGCAACCTGCCGTTTTGTGAGAGAAAGCCGGGTACTGTCGGACTTGGCGTTCCACAAACTGCTTATAAAATTGTAGACGTGGCTACCGGAACAAAAGAACTGCCAAGAGGAGAGCTTGGAGAAATAGTAATTAAAGGGCCTCAAGTTATGAAGGGCTATTGGAATCAACCTGAAGAGACGGCTCACGCGCTTAGAAACGGCTGGCTGTACACGGGAGATATTGGACAGATAGATGAAGACGGGTATTTATCCATTGTTGATCGCAAAAAAGATATGATTATTGCGAGTGGTTTTAATGTGTACCCTCGAGATATTGAAGAAGTTTTATACGAACACAGCCACATTAAAGAAGCCGTTGTAATTGGTGTGCCGCATCCTTACAGAGGAGAAACCATTAAAGCGATTTTGGTAGTGAAAGAAGGGAAATCTCTTTCCAAAGAAGAGCTTACTTCTTATTGTCGACAGCACCTTGCAGCTTATAAAATTCCGCGAATCTTTGAGTTTCGCGCTGAGCTTCCTAAGACTAATGTAGGGAAAATTTTACGACGGGCACTACGAGAAGAAGTGGTGAAAGAAACGATGTAA
- a CDS encoding phosphotransferase family protein encodes MSQIIPVRKGEELNTEKLHQFLRVSIPDLPKEPLLIKQFGSGASNLTYALSVGEWEAVLRRPPFGPVAPKAHDMQREYKILSVLSKSFPLAPRPYVFCEDETVVGKSFFLMERKHGVLIDTAFPEDVKGTDELCRCISEQMVDVLAQLHDVPYKGTLLEKISKPEGFLERQVYGWIHRYEKSKTSDIPEVEVLKKWLTTHIPTTQHSTIIHYDYKLNNTLFSPDGNKIVGLFDWEMTTVGDPLADLGVALSYWMEDSDPELLKRGLGNPPVTVQKSFYSRRDFVEAYAKKSGRDVSHIDFYLKFAYFKLAVICQQIYYRYKKGQTNDKRFSQFGDYVKTLIIHALHTERGHI; translated from the coding sequence ATGTCACAAATCATTCCTGTACGAAAAGGAGAGGAATTAAACACGGAAAAACTGCATCAGTTTCTCCGTGTTTCGATTCCTGATTTACCTAAAGAGCCTCTTTTAATCAAGCAATTTGGATCAGGTGCGTCCAATTTAACCTATGCTCTTTCAGTCGGAGAGTGGGAGGCGGTGTTGAGACGCCCCCCCTTTGGGCCAGTTGCGCCAAAAGCGCATGACATGCAAAGAGAATACAAGATTTTATCTGTTTTATCGAAGTCTTTCCCTCTCGCTCCTAGACCGTATGTGTTTTGTGAAGATGAGACGGTGGTCGGGAAATCCTTTTTTTTAATGGAGAGAAAGCACGGTGTTCTCATCGACACAGCGTTTCCAGAAGACGTGAAAGGAACTGACGAACTTTGCCGTTGTATTTCAGAACAAATGGTGGATGTCCTTGCTCAACTTCATGATGTTCCTTATAAAGGCACGCTTCTTGAAAAAATCAGCAAGCCCGAAGGATTTTTAGAACGTCAGGTATACGGCTGGATTCATCGTTATGAAAAATCAAAAACAAGTGACATACCGGAAGTAGAAGTCCTAAAAAAATGGTTGACCACACACATCCCCACTACACAGCATTCGACCATTATTCACTATGATTACAAGCTTAACAATACGTTATTTTCACCGGATGGAAATAAAATTGTAGGATTATTTGACTGGGAAATGACAACCGTTGGAGACCCGCTTGCTGATTTGGGAGTGGCGCTGAGCTACTGGATGGAAGACAGCGATCCTGAACTTTTGAAAAGAGGACTCGGAAATCCACCTGTTACTGTGCAAAAAAGCTTTTATTCCCGTCGAGATTTTGTAGAAGCATACGCTAAAAAAAGCGGACGGGATGTTTCACACATTGACTTTTACCTAAAATTTGCGTACTTCAAGCTTGCTGTCATTTGTCAGCAAATTTATTACCGTTATAAAAAAGGCCAAACAAATGATAAACGGTTTTCACAATTTGGAGATTATGTAAAAACACTAATTATTCATGCTCTGCACACAGAACGAGGACATATATGA